The genomic window ATTGAAGATAGCAAGCCTGTTGTATATCGTAATGGTGAAAAATTGAATGAACTGTATATCAATACATATCCGTTGATCAGTGAACTTTCGCAAGATCAGGATGTTTTAATTAAAGTAATAGAAGCAGAGATTAAACAATTGTCTCGGCAGTATAAGCTTGATCAAGCAATGGTTGATCAGTATGTAATGCAGCGGTTATCACAAGAATTAATGGCGCCGCGTTCATATGATTCAAGCAAGCCATATAATCAACAGCAGTTTTATAGATTTGATGAAAATCGTATTCTGCGTGATGCACAAGGAAAGCCAATTATTGATGATGCATTAATTCCAGGAGCGCCAATGTATTCACGTGATGGTAAAACATCACCTGATGAATCACGGAATAACTGGAATAAATCAGACGTGTTTTTCGTGAAGCTCGGACCAAATGAATATTGGGGAATGGGTGATAATCGTCTTGGTAGTAAAGATTGTCGCTTTTTTGGGCCGGTTAAGAGAGAACAAATTCATGGAAGAATTATCTTTAGACTATGGTCAATTGATAGCAATGAAGGTTGGTGGATTGTTGATTTGATCAAAAATCCAATTGATTATTGGAAACGTGTGCGGTGGAGTAGATGTTATCAATGGGTTTATTAAAAAGAGCTGCTACAAAATAGCGGCTCTTTTGCTATTTTTGATATAGCGATTCAAAATATAAAAAAAATTATGAGTTCTTGATTCAAAAGGACCACTGTATATAGCCTGA from Candidatus Babeliales bacterium includes these protein-coding regions:
- a CDS encoding S26 family signal peptidase, translated to IEDSKPVVYRNGEKLNELYINTYPLISELSQDQDVLIKVIEAEIKQLSRQYKLDQAMVDQYVMQRLSQELMAPRSYDSSKPYNQQQFYRFDENRILRDAQGKPIIDDALIPGAPMYSRDGKTSPDESRNNWNKSDVFFVKLGPNEYWGMGDNRLGSKDCRFFGPVKREQIHGRIIFRLWSIDSNEGWWIVDLIKNPIDYWKRVRWSRCYQWVY